One genomic window of Elaeis guineensis isolate ETL-2024a chromosome 2, EG11, whole genome shotgun sequence includes the following:
- the LOC105060368 gene encoding uncharacterized protein, protein MASLAKQVQHPRRLFELLEEQQEPFLLDVYLLENGRSDRALRSQATVLCWPRSVCRSLPRHGFNRKRGGVLRCILNRFLHQKVIRKALSWEGTALENGRRSVLGCFLEMGRESHVADCYRFSSSSAANEGELNGEIQWKVLEDSNQPSPISVLELHSDEASPTRNHSPSFNLSKETKEASWVGLEELLGSASFLSQHAKSKRELNQSHQLLLDRVREVDKRIWDSHEYLSPEGAKRIVKEEIFSWEKQRGDLADIAQLVDLEVSKSREEWRHFQPEIGEIGIEIEAVIFEEIREEIVLEMLDFQCTSRRL, encoded by the exons ATGGCCTCTCTCGCCAAACAAGTGCAGCACCCAAGGAGGCTCTTTGAGCTGCTAGAAGAACAGCAGGAGCCTTTCTTGCTGGATGTCTACCTCTTAGAGAATGGGCGTTCAGACAGGGCATTGAGGTCTCAGGCCACAGTCTTGTGCTGGCCCAGGAGTGTTTGCAGGAGCCTACCGAGGCATGGCTTCAACAGGAAGAGAGGTGGTGTACTCAGATGTATACTAAATAGATTTTTGCATCAGAAGGTAATCAGGAAGGCTTTGAGCTGGGAGGGAACAGCTCTTGAGAATGGAAGACGGAGTGTCCTGGGCTGTTTCTTGGAGATGGGAAGAGAGAGTCATGTTGCAGACTGCTATAGATTTTCCAGTTCCAGTGCTGCCAATGAAGGAGAATTGAATGGAGAGATCCAATGGAAGGTTTTGGAGGACTCCAACCAGCCGAGTCCTATTTCTGTGCTTGAATTGCATTCTGATGAGGCCTCTCCAACTCGCAACCACT CACCcagttttaatttatcaaaagaaaCTAAGGAAGCTTCTTGGGTTggtttggaagagcttcttgggtctgcttcttttctttctcagcaTGCAAAGAGCAAGAGGGAGTTAAATCAGTCACACCAACTTCTGCTGGACCGTGTGAGGGAGGTGGATAAAAGGATTTGGGACTCTCATGAATATTTGAGCCCAGAGGGAGCTAAAAGAATAGTTAAGGAGGAGATCTTTTCATGGGAGAAGCAGAGAGGAGATCTGGCTGACATAGCCCAGTTGGTAGATTTAGAAGTCTCGAAGTCTAGAGAAGAATGGAGGCATTTCCAACCTGAGATTGGAGAGATTGGAATCGAGATAGAAGCTGTAATCTTTGAAGAGATCAGAGAAGAGATCGTGCTGGAGATGCTGGACTTTCAGTGTACATCAAGGAGGCTGTAA